The Corallococcus caeni genome includes a region encoding these proteins:
- a CDS encoding OPT family oligopeptide transporter: MPAPAPRAVPAGDAPTDASLTLLSIPGASQAEVDTYWLNHVYQGDRLPQLTLRAVALGAGLGVLTCATNLYAGLKTGVAFGVAVTAALLASATHGALRRLSPRVAGAPLSLLELGCAQTVASSAGYATGGALVSVQGAWLLTTGHHLPGVTLLAWTFLLSALGVLFAVPLKRQLVDREQLPFASGTAAAATARALHAGGEAAGPRLRMLGVGGLVAGLLTLARDGFGRVPYAYAFPGTLGGVPLERLGFALETGLMPVGGGALLGVRVTASMLLGALVVHGVVAPRLMAAGVVAPDGDFLAWALWPGAAALTTASLLQFALQARVWGRALRGLWGGASRQAPHPIEALQVPGRWWVAGMLVLTPATVALARVGFDVPVPHALLAVALSFVLCLISCRVTGETDVSPVGALGQVTQLTYGVLLPGDVKANLATAGLTVNAASSSADLLTDLKAGHLLGANPRRVFLAQLLGCVVGALVVVPLFYLLVPDPSVLGSERFPAPAATVTAGVARVLASGLGAVSADLRSAMAWAALAAAVLTLGEQALPERLRRWTPSAVGVGLACLLPASTCLGFFLGGLGWELARRWRPASEGPGVTLAAGLIAGEGLVGVGIVLARALW, translated from the coding sequence ATGCCGGCCCCTGCTCCCCGCGCCGTCCCCGCCGGGGACGCGCCCACCGACGCCTCGTTGACGCTGCTGAGCATCCCCGGGGCTTCGCAGGCGGAGGTGGACACCTACTGGCTCAACCACGTGTACCAGGGCGACCGGCTGCCCCAGCTGACGCTGCGGGCGGTGGCGCTGGGCGCGGGGCTGGGCGTGCTCACCTGCGCCACCAACCTCTACGCGGGCCTGAAGACGGGCGTGGCGTTCGGGGTGGCCGTCACCGCCGCGCTGCTCGCGTCCGCGACGCATGGGGCGCTCCGGCGCTTGAGTCCCCGCGTCGCGGGCGCGCCGCTGTCCCTGCTGGAACTGGGCTGCGCGCAGACGGTGGCGTCGTCGGCGGGGTACGCGACGGGGGGCGCGCTCGTGTCGGTGCAGGGCGCGTGGCTGCTCACCACGGGGCACCACCTGCCCGGGGTGACGCTGCTGGCGTGGACGTTCCTGCTGTCCGCGCTGGGCGTCCTGTTCGCGGTGCCGCTCAAGCGGCAGCTGGTGGACCGGGAGCAGCTCCCGTTCGCGTCGGGGACGGCCGCGGCGGCGACGGCTCGCGCGCTGCACGCGGGCGGCGAGGCGGCGGGGCCCCGGCTGCGGATGCTGGGCGTGGGCGGGCTGGTCGCGGGGCTGTTGACGCTCGCGCGCGATGGCTTCGGGCGCGTGCCGTATGCGTATGCGTTTCCCGGGACGCTGGGTGGGGTGCCGCTGGAGCGGCTGGGGTTCGCGCTGGAGACGGGGTTGATGCCGGTGGGCGGGGGCGCGCTCTTGGGCGTGCGGGTGACCGCGTCCATGTTGCTGGGGGCGCTCGTCGTCCACGGCGTCGTCGCGCCCCGGTTGATGGCGGCGGGCGTGGTGGCTCCGGACGGGGACTTCCTCGCGTGGGCGCTGTGGCCGGGCGCGGCGGCGCTCACCACCGCGTCGCTGTTGCAGTTCGCGCTCCAGGCCCGGGTGTGGGGCCGGGCGCTGCGGGGACTCTGGGGCGGGGCGTCGCGGCAGGCGCCCCATCCCATTGAAGCGCTCCAGGTGCCCGGGCGGTGGTGGGTCGCGGGGATGCTGGTGCTGACGCCCGCGACGGTGGCGCTGGCGCGGGTGGGCTTCGACGTGCCGGTGCCGCACGCGCTGCTCGCGGTGGCGCTGTCGTTCGTGCTGTGCCTCATCTCCTGCCGCGTCACGGGCGAGACGGACGTGAGCCCCGTGGGCGCGCTGGGGCAGGTGACGCAGTTGACGTACGGCGTGCTGCTGCCCGGGGACGTGAAGGCGAACCTGGCGACGGCGGGCCTCACGGTCAACGCGGCGTCCTCGTCCGCGGACCTGCTCACGGACCTGAAGGCCGGGCACCTGCTGGGGGCGAATCCGCGCCGCGTGTTCCTGGCGCAGCTCCTGGGGTGTGTCGTGGGGGCGCTGGTGGTGGTGCCGCTGTTCTACCTGCTGGTGCCGGACCCGTCCGTGCTGGGGTCGGAGCGCTTCCCGGCGCCGGCCGCGACGGTGACGGCGGGCGTGGCGCGGGTGCTGGCGTCGGGGCTGGGCGCGGTGTCGGCGGACCTGCGAAGCGCCATGGCCTGGGCCGCGCTGGCGGCGGCGGTCCTCACGCTGGGCGAGCAGGCGCTGCCGGAGCGCCTCCGCCGCTGGACGCCGTCCGCCGTGGGGGTGGGGCTGGCCTGTCTGCTGCCGGCCTCCACGTGCCTGGGGTTCTTCCTGGGCGGGCTGGGGTGGGAACTGGCCCGCCGGTGGAGGCCAGCGTCGGAAGGGCCTGGCGTGACGCTGGCGGCCGGGCTCATCGCGGGCGAGGGGCTGGTGGGGGTGGGCATCGTGCTGGCGCGAGCGCTCTGGTAG
- a CDS encoding Hint domain-containing protein, with protein sequence MLQVNPRWKRLALSAMVLSTPLMAGCTAEPAREAPTAAVRQDRATDSLKMSKRYAQWKQQHAGTQMPLDLGDADQYAFLMKRLEAAGNTPANSPRLFSSLSQQRERVLAQKAAGDVKAQTTPTEWCGHLLPLEEVAHGTAATTFEGSGYITCAGGSDYSYVDFNAYSTTPDRQEFQLLATTATEAYLAKTLETDPLNVVLDAGPDRVLYYDSVAMAYDEASGRMETFYSTADTTVLLLPPGLNFDHPRELIGTSLPGNAIRTCLERGSATGALDCDYTLAKKDAAGNITAFAGGYTGVAAVDALQSVAANRWKPDTTAYWPTPGAFNSAKLYLPARGTYVTGLPSNCTVQAVKSEVNIVLLSAGGRCKVNNVATTTPGQTVLTGSLPLGAGVDASSLPFNGLMDLGTDCLANEQDVAMQAFTTVNATCPRSGGGFSPVTRVGFRRLAVLDFKNSCLAAGTRVLRADGKSVPVESVKVGDRVLSQAGGRALTVTTVTKGTESQPMVRLKAGPGRDVLVTNTHPMVSRTRGVVAAGELAVGDVLLTKDGEATLASVERVPYAGQVYNLTLGTDTELLDVGVKEHTLIANGFVVGDARMQTDLARQKHKPVPVDVLAALPAAWHADYLNSFR encoded by the coding sequence ATGCTCCAAGTCAACCCCCGCTGGAAGCGCCTCGCCCTGTCCGCGATGGTGCTCTCGACTCCCCTCATGGCCGGCTGCACTGCCGAGCCCGCGCGCGAAGCGCCGACGGCCGCCGTGCGCCAGGACCGGGCCACCGACTCGCTGAAGATGTCGAAGCGGTACGCGCAGTGGAAGCAGCAGCACGCCGGCACGCAGATGCCGCTCGACCTGGGCGACGCGGACCAGTACGCCTTCCTGATGAAGCGCCTGGAGGCGGCGGGCAACACCCCGGCCAACTCCCCGCGCCTGTTCTCCAGCCTGTCGCAGCAGCGGGAGCGCGTGCTCGCACAGAAGGCCGCCGGCGACGTGAAGGCGCAGACGACGCCCACCGAGTGGTGCGGCCACCTGCTGCCGCTGGAGGAGGTCGCGCACGGCACCGCCGCGACGACCTTCGAGGGCTCGGGCTACATCACCTGCGCGGGCGGCTCGGACTACTCCTACGTGGACTTCAACGCGTACTCCACGACGCCGGACCGCCAGGAGTTCCAGCTGCTGGCCACCACCGCCACGGAGGCGTACCTGGCCAAGACGCTGGAGACGGATCCGCTGAACGTGGTGCTGGACGCCGGGCCGGACCGGGTCCTGTACTACGACTCGGTGGCCATGGCCTACGACGAGGCCAGCGGCCGGATGGAGACCTTCTATTCCACCGCGGACACCACGGTGCTGCTGCTGCCGCCGGGCCTGAACTTCGACCACCCGCGTGAGCTCATCGGCACCAGCCTGCCGGGCAACGCCATCCGCACCTGCCTGGAGCGCGGCTCCGCGACGGGCGCGCTGGACTGCGACTACACGCTGGCGAAGAAGGACGCGGCCGGCAACATCACCGCCTTCGCCGGAGGCTACACGGGCGTGGCGGCGGTGGACGCCCTGCAGTCCGTGGCCGCGAACCGGTGGAAGCCCGACACGACGGCGTACTGGCCCACGCCGGGCGCGTTCAACTCGGCCAAGCTGTACCTGCCGGCGCGGGGCACCTACGTGACGGGCCTGCCGTCCAACTGCACCGTGCAGGCGGTGAAGAGCGAGGTGAACATCGTCCTCCTGAGCGCGGGCGGCCGCTGCAAGGTGAACAACGTCGCGACCACCACCCCCGGCCAGACGGTGCTCACGGGCAGCCTGCCGCTGGGCGCGGGCGTGGACGCGTCCAGCCTTCCCTTCAACGGGCTGATGGACCTGGGCACGGACTGCCTCGCCAACGAGCAGGACGTGGCCATGCAGGCCTTCACCACCGTGAACGCGACGTGCCCCCGCTCCGGTGGCGGCTTCAGCCCGGTGACGCGCGTGGGCTTCCGCCGGTTGGCGGTGCTGGACTTCAAGAACAGCTGCCTCGCGGCGGGCACGCGCGTGCTGCGCGCGGATGGGAAGTCCGTCCCCGTGGAGTCCGTGAAGGTCGGTGACCGGGTGCTCTCGCAGGCGGGGGGCCGCGCCCTCACCGTCACCACCGTGACGAAGGGCACCGAGTCCCAGCCCATGGTGCGCCTGAAGGCGGGCCCGGGCCGCGACGTGCTCGTCACCAACACGCACCCCATGGTGAGCCGCACCCGCGGCGTCGTGGCGGCGGGCGAGCTGGCGGTGGGCGACGTGCTGCTCACGAAGGACGGCGAGGCGACGCTGGCCTCCGTGGAGCGCGTGCCCTACGCGGGCCAGGTCTACAACCTGACCCTGGGCACGGACACGGAGCTGCTGGACGTGGGCGTGAAGGAGCACACGCTCATCGCCAACGGCTTCGTGGTGGGTGACGCGCGCATGCAGACGGACCTGGCGCGGCAGAAGCACAAGCCGGTTCCGGTGGACGTGCTGGCCGCGCTGCCGGCCGCGTGGCACGCGGACTACCTGAACAGCTTCCGCTAG
- a CDS encoding HipA domain-containing protein, which translates to MDPTLPVSTTGILDVLIGDVHVGTLTLLADERIEFSLSEDYRQRYPRPVLGQFFEDDLSRRHTSRMRLPPFFSNLLPEGPLRDLISERQNIARQREFFFIAHLGADLSGAVIVRPAGELAGHDAPLTDVPAEPASDGEPLRFSLAGVQLKFSMLRRDRGMTLPMGGLGGDWIVKLPDNRYDRVPENELSVMTWARATGIDVPELQLLKVSDLHGLPEGITLREDLAYAIRRFDRPSPGHRVHMEDLAQVLGLYSDEKYKKYNYETIANVLLKVAGLDALQEFLRRLVFIIACGNGDAHHKNWSLYYPDGTHPTLSPAYDFVSTIQYMPQDQLALNLAKSKRFEDVSLQSFERLARKLGLSDEDVLPVVTGAVEVALDAWTTLRADLPMPELFKQRIEEHWKRVPLLQGNVKRSAGELRQTANAFFTLYSELPRLGPGSDDCTREALRRLAPPPPSPRVLDLGAGTGRQSLVLARELGTRVTAVDLHRPYLDRLEREAREQGLSDAIVTRQEDMGALTLPPASFDLLWSEGAIYVMGFGQGLRQWRPLLAPGGQVAVTECSWLTDVRPPEAVRFWSAAYPSMANVAQNRATAEAAGFTVLDTFTLPASAWWDDYYTPLLQRIDRLRPTADAALREVIAAAEQEVNLYRRHGDSYGYVFYLLRSREA; encoded by the coding sequence ATGGACCCCACGCTCCCCGTGTCCACCACCGGCATCCTCGACGTCCTCATCGGGGACGTGCACGTCGGCACGCTCACGCTGCTCGCGGACGAGCGCATCGAGTTCAGCCTCTCCGAGGACTACCGCCAGCGCTACCCGCGCCCCGTCCTGGGCCAGTTCTTCGAGGACGACCTGTCGCGCCGCCACACCAGCCGCATGCGGCTGCCGCCGTTCTTCTCCAACCTGCTGCCCGAAGGCCCGCTGCGCGACCTCATCTCCGAGCGCCAGAACATTGCCCGGCAGCGCGAGTTCTTCTTCATCGCGCACCTGGGCGCGGACCTCTCCGGCGCCGTCATCGTCCGCCCGGCGGGCGAGCTCGCCGGCCACGACGCGCCCCTCACGGACGTCCCCGCCGAACCCGCGTCCGACGGTGAGCCGCTGCGCTTCTCGCTCGCGGGCGTGCAGCTCAAGTTCTCCATGCTCCGGCGCGACCGGGGCATGACGCTGCCCATGGGCGGCCTGGGCGGCGACTGGATCGTCAAGCTGCCGGACAACCGCTACGACCGCGTGCCGGAGAACGAGCTGTCCGTGATGACCTGGGCGCGCGCCACCGGCATCGACGTGCCGGAGCTCCAGCTGCTCAAGGTCTCCGACCTGCACGGCCTGCCCGAAGGCATCACCCTGCGCGAGGACCTGGCGTACGCCATCCGTCGCTTCGACCGTCCGTCGCCCGGCCACCGCGTGCACATGGAGGACCTGGCGCAGGTGCTGGGGCTGTACTCCGACGAGAAGTACAAGAAGTACAACTACGAGACCATCGCCAACGTGCTGCTCAAGGTCGCGGGCCTGGACGCGCTCCAGGAGTTCCTGCGGCGGCTGGTGTTCATCATCGCGTGCGGCAACGGCGACGCGCACCACAAGAACTGGTCGCTCTACTACCCGGACGGCACGCACCCCACGCTGTCGCCCGCGTACGACTTCGTCTCCACCATCCAGTACATGCCGCAGGATCAGCTCGCGCTGAACCTGGCGAAGTCCAAGCGCTTCGAGGACGTGTCGCTCCAGAGCTTCGAGCGGCTGGCGCGCAAGCTGGGCCTGAGCGACGAGGACGTCCTCCCGGTGGTGACGGGCGCCGTGGAGGTCGCGCTCGACGCGTGGACCACGCTGCGCGCGGACCTGCCCATGCCGGAGCTGTTCAAGCAGCGCATCGAGGAACACTGGAAGCGCGTCCCGCTGCTCCAGGGCAACGTGAAGCGCAGCGCGGGCGAGCTGCGCCAGACGGCGAACGCCTTCTTCACCCTCTACAGCGAGCTGCCCCGCCTGGGCCCTGGCAGCGACGACTGCACCCGCGAGGCCCTGCGCCGCCTGGCTCCGCCGCCGCCCTCGCCGCGCGTGCTGGACCTGGGCGCGGGCACCGGCCGGCAGTCGCTGGTGCTCGCGCGGGAGCTGGGCACCCGCGTCACCGCCGTGGACCTGCACCGGCCCTACCTCGACCGGCTGGAGCGCGAGGCCCGCGAGCAGGGGCTGTCGGACGCCATCGTCACGCGGCAGGAGGACATGGGCGCGCTGACGCTGCCGCCCGCGTCCTTCGACCTCTTGTGGTCCGAGGGCGCCATCTACGTGATGGGCTTCGGGCAGGGGCTGCGCCAGTGGCGGCCGCTGCTCGCGCCCGGCGGGCAGGTGGCCGTCACCGAGTGCTCCTGGCTCACCGACGTGCGGCCCCCGGAGGCGGTGCGCTTCTGGTCGGCCGCGTATCCGTCCATGGCCAACGTCGCCCAGAACCGGGCCACCGCGGAGGCTGCGGGCTTCACGGTGCTGGACACCTTCACGCTGCCCGCGTCCGCGTGGTGGGACGACTACTACACGCCGCTGCTCCAGCGCATCGACCGGCTGCGCCCCACGGCGGACGCGGCGCTGCGCGAGGTCATCGCGGCGGCGGAGCAGGAGGTGAACCTGTACCGCCGCCACGGGGACAGCTACGGCTACGTCTTCTACCTGCTGCGCTCGCGCGAGGCGTGA
- a CDS encoding DUF262 domain-containing protein, with the protein MPAPLTRRPETKSFSIEDLLDRVRRGEVRIPDFQRPLRWTAEDVRDLLDSVYRGYPIGTLLFWRRDAPAANVSFGPVRIDAPSTSQGLWAVDGQQRVTALAGVLLHPAYGDDAGRDDFHLYFDLETEELHPPPEEGTPPPHWLPMNEVLDSESLLHWLNRYPDREAHPEHLRAAIRLGKAIREYQVPAYVVDTADEKVLRIIFKRLNTAGRPLTDEEVFNALYVGSRSLSLESVTQGLRELGFGAIPESLLLRAVLAVRGLDFTRGYQEQLNQDDELTETVRRTDRALRDAIVFLKRDAFIPHLKLLPAPENSLVLLTRFFQLHPEPSPRSRELLSRWFWRHIVFGGWELKPPEALQVFAAIRSDEERSLQTLLAQVPPPLIRWWMETGLPVMPHATVRPPLVLRIAMLSLQPRHLLTGAVLDPAELLEQKGEGFQLLLLPDDERWRTQRAQDRRTVRRLMEGTFNYLFHPPVEGRSLLQVLEAQPPPSEELLHSHGLTAEALESLRRNDGAFLALRQAVLEPVLRQFMEARTRWDESDRPSLQSMIIDDDED; encoded by the coding sequence ATGCCCGCTCCCCTGACGCGGCGCCCGGAGACGAAGTCGTTCAGCATCGAGGACCTGCTCGACCGCGTGCGGCGCGGCGAGGTGCGCATCCCCGACTTCCAGCGCCCGCTGCGGTGGACCGCGGAGGACGTGCGGGACCTGCTGGACAGCGTGTACCGGGGCTATCCCATCGGGACGCTGTTGTTCTGGCGCCGGGACGCGCCCGCCGCCAACGTCAGCTTCGGCCCCGTGCGCATCGACGCGCCCTCCACCAGCCAGGGCCTGTGGGCCGTGGATGGACAGCAGCGCGTGACGGCGCTCGCGGGCGTGCTGCTGCATCCGGCCTACGGAGACGACGCCGGACGCGATGACTTCCACCTGTACTTCGACCTGGAGACGGAGGAGCTGCATCCACCGCCGGAAGAGGGCACGCCCCCGCCGCACTGGCTGCCCATGAACGAGGTGCTGGACAGCGAGTCGTTGCTCCACTGGCTCAACCGCTACCCGGACCGGGAGGCGCACCCGGAGCACCTGCGCGCCGCCATCCGCCTGGGCAAGGCCATCCGCGAGTACCAGGTGCCCGCGTACGTCGTGGACACCGCGGACGAGAAGGTCCTGCGCATCATCTTCAAGCGCCTCAACACCGCCGGCCGGCCGCTCACGGATGAAGAGGTGTTCAACGCGCTGTACGTGGGCTCGCGCTCGCTCAGCCTGGAGTCGGTGACGCAAGGGCTGCGGGAGCTGGGCTTCGGCGCCATCCCGGAGTCGCTGCTCCTGCGCGCCGTGCTCGCCGTGCGCGGCCTGGACTTCACGCGCGGCTACCAGGAACAGCTCAACCAGGACGATGAGCTCACGGAGACGGTCCGCCGCACGGACCGGGCGCTTCGCGATGCCATCGTGTTCCTCAAGCGCGATGCGTTCATCCCGCACCTCAAGCTGCTGCCCGCGCCGGAGAACTCGCTGGTCCTCCTGACGCGGTTCTTCCAATTGCACCCGGAGCCCTCGCCGCGCTCGCGGGAGCTGCTGTCCCGCTGGTTCTGGCGCCACATCGTCTTTGGCGGCTGGGAGCTGAAGCCTCCGGAGGCCCTGCAGGTCTTCGCGGCAATCCGCTCCGACGAGGAGCGCTCCCTCCAGACGCTGCTGGCCCAGGTGCCGCCTCCGCTCATCCGCTGGTGGATGGAGACCGGCCTGCCGGTCATGCCCCACGCCACCGTGAGGCCTCCGCTCGTCCTTCGCATCGCGATGCTGTCCCTCCAGCCGCGCCACCTGCTGACGGGCGCGGTGCTGGACCCGGCGGAGCTGCTGGAACAGAAGGGCGAGGGCTTCCAGCTCCTCCTGCTCCCGGATGACGAGCGGTGGCGCACGCAGCGGGCCCAGGACCGCAGGACGGTCCGGCGCCTGATGGAAGGGACCTTCAACTACCTCTTCCATCCCCCGGTGGAGGGACGCTCGCTCCTCCAGGTGCTCGAAGCGCAGCCGCCTCCATCCGAGGAACTCCTCCACAGCCACGGCCTCACGGCGGAGGCCCTGGAGTCCCTGCGGCGCAATGACGGCGCGTTCCTCGCCTTGCGTCAGGCCGTGCTGGAGCCCGTCCTGCGCCAGTTCATGGAGGCCCGGACGCGCTGGGACGAATCGGACCGGCCTTCGCTCCAGTCGATGATCATCGACGACGATGAGGACTGA
- a CDS encoding CPBP family intramembrane glutamic endopeptidase — MNSAPPESPLPSRVAPRCALAFAVLYACYEAPEGIGGRLLGSFAVTAVLMMLFHAVAWGVGRWLGYRNGFHAYALEWRPSALARALAVMLVLKPVSVLVGVALGVMSVQPLEKPQVGTALLVAVLGVAVSTFVPSLAEDIVARGFWFRAWPVAGQGVGYVALSAGVFVLTHVYRLGNGPLEWLMLFCTGLAYAAAVARTGSLWGAVGLHWGWNLANGLLDLQWDVNAVGQGGRWLSAATGLVALGLVVLLPKRRDSTV; from the coding sequence ATGAACTCCGCGCCTCCTGAATCGCCGCTTCCCTCGCGTGTCGCGCCGCGCTGCGCGCTCGCGTTCGCCGTGCTTTACGCCTGCTACGAGGCACCGGAGGGCATTGGCGGCCGGCTGCTGGGGAGCTTCGCGGTGACGGCGGTGCTGATGATGCTGTTCCATGCCGTGGCCTGGGGCGTGGGACGGTGGCTGGGTTATCGCAACGGCTTCCATGCGTATGCGTTGGAGTGGAGGCCTTCCGCGCTCGCGAGGGCGCTGGCGGTGATGCTGGTGCTCAAGCCGGTGTCCGTGCTGGTGGGCGTGGCGCTGGGCGTGATGAGCGTGCAGCCCCTGGAGAAGCCGCAGGTGGGCACGGCGCTCCTGGTGGCGGTGCTGGGCGTCGCGGTGTCCACGTTCGTGCCGTCGCTGGCGGAGGACATCGTGGCGCGAGGCTTCTGGTTCCGCGCGTGGCCCGTGGCGGGGCAGGGCGTGGGCTACGTGGCCCTGTCCGCGGGCGTGTTCGTGCTCACGCACGTGTACCGGCTGGGCAACGGTCCGCTGGAGTGGCTGATGTTGTTCTGCACGGGGCTGGCGTACGCGGCGGCGGTGGCCCGCACGGGCTCGCTGTGGGGCGCCGTGGGGCTGCACTGGGGATGGAACCTGGCGAACGGGCTGCTGGACCTGCAATGGGACGTCAACGCGGTGGGGCAGGGCGGCCGCTGGCTGTCCGCCGCGACGGGCCTGGTCGCGCTGGGGCTGGTGGTGCTGCTGCCGAAGCGACGGGACTCCACGGTGTAG
- a CDS encoding M12 family metallopeptidase, which produces MRITQHARLIRALTAVACLGTACRPEDAAETPPPPAPQAPAISGVRSAWVRIGPKAEAREVKYEAVNGLALFEGDIILGTVEDVERESPKVKAQAGNRVSAESIQVTGSSKRWPNGVVPYVHVYGSLDDNYVVNDAIRHWQRKTGLRFVPISASTPSSTDHVYFVKGQGCSSAVGRQGGRQFITLEGACGLGAVIHELGHAIGFWHEQSREFRDDFVDILWDNILPGKEHNFEQHISDGDNFGPYDYGSIMHYGTTAFGKTDPVTGATLQTIRPKGGQAIGQRNGLSAGDVASAASMYPGEMKGNFEEITSTGYVKGWTFDTASPEVSVDVHVYIDGPAGSGAFGAAATANVSRNDVNTAYDGILGDHGFYFPVPAYYRDGQNHTMYVYGIDAQGIHNPLLAGSPRTFNLPGAFGTLDSISGDGTVAGWALDLDSPSASITVYYSIDGNPASVANVVANLYRADVKNAYPMASGANGFSFRIPDVYVDGQDHTLRIYALDQQGRNSPLLVNAPKTFRLAMPSVYKAGVFAGAGSADQLLAIDGSGYGPRVLVSGYVNANGFPFFHYQEAWGASPLLGGWHNPSDIKLQGDFRGLGYDQMLFINNDGMGGRVMVTDFRDGAVPAEVRYLESWGQNALLNGWHDPEDTQLAGDFLNRGHDQVLFFNRSGVGGRVMISDFSDGAVPAETGYHESWSMPNSFEDCSEPDDKLYVGDFQNRGYDQVLCINRSGTGARVKILDFSTGVAPAQVRYVEMSGAFTLFDGLTDADDNQAAGDFRGLGYDQLLLVNNGTTGPAMLIADFFDGVAPAEVRYSEAQGVSYYPTLLANRMLVGDFRGLGHDQVLYGSSWDPTYSTTILDFSDGVAPPERIFQKVELN; this is translated from the coding sequence ATGCGCATCACCCAGCACGCCCGGCTCATCCGGGCGCTCACGGCCGTGGCCTGCCTTGGCACCGCCTGCCGTCCTGAAGACGCCGCCGAAACCCCCCCTCCGCCCGCCCCGCAGGCGCCCGCCATCTCCGGCGTGCGCTCGGCGTGGGTCCGCATTGGCCCCAAGGCGGAGGCCCGCGAGGTGAAGTACGAGGCCGTCAACGGCCTGGCCCTCTTCGAGGGCGACATCATCCTGGGCACCGTGGAGGACGTGGAGCGCGAGTCCCCGAAGGTGAAGGCCCAGGCCGGCAACCGCGTCTCCGCGGAGAGCATCCAGGTCACCGGCAGCAGCAAGCGCTGGCCCAACGGCGTCGTCCCGTACGTGCACGTCTATGGGTCGCTGGATGACAACTACGTCGTCAACGACGCCATCCGGCACTGGCAGCGCAAGACGGGCCTGCGCTTCGTGCCCATCTCCGCCAGCACGCCCTCCTCCACCGACCACGTCTACTTCGTGAAGGGCCAGGGCTGCTCGTCGGCCGTGGGCCGCCAGGGAGGCCGGCAATTCATCACGCTGGAGGGCGCGTGCGGCCTGGGCGCGGTCATCCACGAGCTGGGGCACGCCATCGGCTTCTGGCACGAGCAGAGCCGCGAGTTCCGCGACGACTTCGTGGACATCCTCTGGGACAACATCCTCCCCGGCAAGGAGCACAACTTCGAGCAGCACATCAGCGACGGCGACAACTTCGGGCCCTATGACTACGGGTCCATCATGCACTACGGCACGACGGCGTTCGGCAAGACCGACCCCGTGACCGGCGCGACCCTGCAGACCATCCGCCCCAAGGGCGGCCAGGCCATTGGCCAGCGCAACGGCCTGAGCGCGGGCGACGTCGCCTCCGCCGCGTCGATGTACCCGGGCGAGATGAAGGGCAACTTCGAGGAGATCACCTCCACCGGCTACGTGAAGGGCTGGACGTTCGACACCGCGTCGCCGGAGGTCTCCGTGGACGTGCACGTCTACATCGACGGGCCGGCGGGCTCCGGTGCGTTCGGTGCCGCCGCGACCGCGAACGTTTCGCGCAATGACGTCAACACCGCGTACGACGGCATCCTGGGCGACCATGGGTTCTACTTCCCGGTGCCGGCGTACTACCGCGACGGCCAGAACCACACGATGTACGTCTACGGCATCGACGCGCAGGGCATCCACAACCCGCTGCTCGCGGGTTCGCCGCGCACCTTCAACCTGCCGGGCGCCTTCGGCACGCTCGACAGCATCTCCGGCGACGGCACGGTGGCGGGCTGGGCGCTGGACCTGGACTCGCCCTCGGCGTCCATCACGGTCTACTACTCCATCGACGGCAACCCGGCGTCCGTGGCCAACGTGGTGGCGAACCTCTACCGCGCCGACGTGAAGAACGCCTACCCCATGGCGTCCGGCGCCAACGGCTTCTCCTTCCGCATCCCGGACGTCTACGTGGACGGCCAGGACCACACGCTGCGCATCTACGCGTTGGATCAGCAGGGCCGCAACAGCCCGCTGCTCGTCAACGCGCCCAAGACGTTCCGGCTGGCCATGCCCTCCGTCTACAAGGCGGGCGTCTTCGCGGGCGCGGGCAGCGCGGACCAGCTCCTCGCCATCGACGGGTCGGGCTACGGCCCGCGCGTGCTCGTCTCCGGCTACGTCAACGCCAACGGCTTCCCCTTCTTCCACTACCAGGAGGCCTGGGGCGCTTCGCCCCTGCTGGGAGGCTGGCACAACCCCAGCGACATCAAGCTCCAGGGGGACTTCCGGGGCCTGGGCTACGACCAGATGCTCTTCATCAACAACGACGGCATGGGCGGCCGGGTGATGGTCACCGACTTCCGCGACGGCGCGGTCCCCGCCGAGGTGCGCTACCTCGAGTCCTGGGGCCAGAACGCCCTGCTCAACGGCTGGCACGACCCGGAGGACACCCAGCTCGCCGGTGACTTCCTCAACCGGGGCCACGACCAGGTGCTGTTCTTCAACCGCTCCGGCGTCGGGGGCCGGGTGATGATCAGCGACTTCAGCGACGGCGCCGTCCCCGCGGAGACCGGCTACCACGAGTCGTGGAGCATGCCGAACTCCTTCGAGGACTGCTCCGAGCCGGACGACAAGCTCTACGTGGGCGACTTCCAGAACCGGGGCTACGACCAGGTGCTCTGCATCAACCGCTCCGGCACGGGCGCGCGGGTGAAGATCCTCGACTTCAGCACGGGCGTGGCGCCGGCGCAGGTGCGTTACGTGGAGATGTCCGGTGCCTTCACGCTGTTCGACGGCTTGACGGACGCGGACGACAACCAAGCGGCGGGAGACTTCCGGGGCCTGGGCTATGATCAGCTCCTGCTGGTGAACAACGGCACCACCGGCCCGGCCATGCTCATCGCGGACTTCTTCGACGGCGTCGCGCCGGCCGAGGTGCGCTACAGCGAGGCCCAGGGCGTGAGCTACTACCCGACGCTGCTGGCCAACCGGATGCTGGTGGGTGACTTCCGCGGCCTGGGACACGACCAGGTGCTCTACGGCTCCTCGTGGGACCCCACCTACTCCACCACCATCCTGGACTTCTCCGACGGCGTCGCCCCGCCGGAGCGGATCTTCCAGAAGGTGGAGTTGAACTGA